From one Halostagnicola larsenii XH-48 genomic stretch:
- a CDS encoding TATA-box-binding protein, whose product MTDPKESITIENVVASTGIGQELDLESVAMDLVGADYDPEQFPGLVYRTQNPKSAALIFRSGKIVCTGAKSTDDVHESLDIVFDELRDLSIQVEENPEVTVQNIVSSADLGRTLNLNAIAIGLGLESIEYEPEQFPGLVYRLDEPEVVALLFGSGKLVITGGKQVEDAKEAVDVIANRLEELGLLE is encoded by the coding sequence ATGACGGACCCGAAGGAATCTATCACCATCGAAAACGTGGTGGCGTCGACCGGTATCGGACAGGAACTCGACCTCGAGAGCGTCGCAATGGACCTCGTGGGTGCCGATTACGACCCGGAACAGTTCCCCGGTCTCGTTTACCGCACGCAAAACCCCAAGTCTGCGGCGTTGATCTTCCGGTCGGGCAAGATCGTCTGTACCGGCGCGAAAAGCACCGACGACGTTCACGAAAGTCTGGATATCGTCTTCGACGAACTCCGAGACCTCAGCATCCAGGTCGAGGAGAATCCGGAAGTTACCGTCCAGAACATCGTCAGTAGCGCCGATCTCGGCCGCACCCTGAACTTAAACGCGATCGCGATCGGTCTCGGCCTCGAGAGCATCGAGTACGAACCGGAGCAGTTCCCCGGACTGGTCTATCGCCTCGACGAACCCGAAGTCGTCGCGCTGCTGTTTGGCTCCGGGAAACTGGTCATCACCGGCGGGAAGCAGGTCGAAGACGCCAAAGAGGCCGTCGACGTGATCGCCAACCGCCTCGAGGAACTCGGCCTGCTCGAATAA
- a CDS encoding manganese catalase family protein has protein sequence MFFQEPELQYEVTVEQPDPHFAKLLQQAIGGQEGEMRVALQYMFQAWALPEGYEEYRNLLMETAAEELGHIEMLASAVTKNLRGSPKEMSEETQDTAATAAAMTGQNPRQFLSAGESAMPVDSNGVPFTGGYIAASGNLAGDLYANVMAEATGRTLATRLWEYTDDPGMKDMLSYLIARDTMHQNQWLEALETLDDPVPVPASFPQEQENQDVNYTFISTRREAQPDPGYPWTEGEAPDGKGQFSYAAEQPGDGEVIAPQPDPMTNNDPNRTSESDESSK, from the coding sequence ATGTTCTTTCAAGAACCAGAGCTCCAGTACGAGGTTACCGTTGAACAGCCAGATCCACACTTCGCGAAACTCCTCCAGCAGGCGATCGGCGGGCAGGAAGGCGAGATGCGCGTCGCATTGCAGTACATGTTCCAGGCGTGGGCCCTTCCCGAAGGGTACGAGGAATACCGAAACTTGCTGATGGAGACCGCGGCCGAAGAGCTCGGGCACATCGAGATGCTCGCCTCGGCCGTCACGAAGAATCTGCGCGGGTCGCCCAAAGAAATGAGCGAGGAGACCCAGGACACCGCAGCGACCGCCGCGGCGATGACCGGCCAGAATCCGCGCCAGTTCCTCTCAGCCGGCGAGTCGGCGATGCCCGTCGATAGCAACGGCGTTCCCTTCACCGGCGGGTACATCGCCGCCTCGGGCAACCTCGCCGGCGATCTCTACGCGAACGTGATGGCCGAAGCGACCGGTCGTACCCTGGCAACCCGGCTCTGGGAGTACACCGACGATCCGGGCATGAAAGACATGCTCTCCTATCTCATCGCCCGGGACACCATGCACCAGAACCAGTGGCTTGAGGCCCTCGAGACGCTCGACGACCCCGTGCCGGTCCCCGCGAGCTTCCCGCAGGAACAGGAGAACCAGGACGTCAATTACACGTTCATCTCGACGAGACGCGAAGCGCAGCCGGATCCGGGGTACCCGTGGACGGAGGGCGAAGCACCCGACGGCAAGGGGCAGTTCTCCTACGCCGCCGAACAGCCGGGTGACGGCGAAGTCATCGCACCCCAACCCGATCCGATGACGAACAACGATCCAAACAGAACGTCCGAGTCCGACGAATCCTCGAAGTGA
- a CDS encoding GNAT family N-acetyltransferase: MASNDPQTDEKHETDRSGAERSADEPSAPSDERDGTGERPRAEQSERSAESGNSDRSAGEQRESDGTGLERSSGGDEDDPYEIRLYEPADRDGFLELYELVFGEVDEEWFRWKYEDNPYVDHVPIVLATHEGAIVGTKPSFVLELRVEDRTFRGYQPADVMVHPDHRRRGLYSRTTERMKEHYRDRDPELFFNFPNPATLSGSLKHGWEIVEKVPTYYRIQRPESMLETDHSERLSTLTSAATPLVQRYLRAREPRYRGVRGVSVERFDEVPASVFAQLYRDGVPGTIHANRTETFYEWRFGNPNLSYEAYVARRNGVAIAGIVTGTTNEDGSRITNLTDVVPLATTPHRRDGLRALLSRIIEDRREDSLLAVSGDGIPESLLSRFGFHSDLAVPLSHVSLPTTQVTYPISSDGGHDWTVGGRAIADPTNWTITFAEQDTR, from the coding sequence ATGGCCTCGAACGATCCCCAGACGGACGAGAAGCACGAGACTGATCGATCCGGAGCCGAGCGATCAGCGGACGAACCGAGCGCACCCAGCGACGAACGAGATGGGACCGGTGAACGACCAAGAGCCGAACAGAGCGAACGGAGTGCCGAGTCTGGAAACAGTGACCGGTCAGCGGGCGAGCAGCGAGAGAGTGACGGGACTGGGCTTGAGCGCTCGAGCGGCGGAGACGAAGACGACCCATACGAAATCCGGCTCTACGAACCCGCAGATAGGGACGGCTTCCTCGAGCTCTACGAGCTCGTCTTCGGCGAGGTCGACGAGGAGTGGTTCCGCTGGAAGTACGAGGACAACCCCTACGTCGATCACGTTCCGATCGTGCTCGCGACCCACGAGGGAGCGATCGTCGGGACCAAACCGAGTTTCGTCCTCGAGTTGCGCGTCGAGGACAGGACGTTTAGGGGGTACCAGCCCGCCGACGTCATGGTCCATCCCGACCACCGTCGACGCGGCCTCTACTCGCGGACGACCGAGCGGATGAAAGAACACTACCGCGACCGCGACCCGGAGTTGTTCTTCAACTTCCCGAATCCGGCGACCCTCTCGGGGAGTCTCAAACACGGGTGGGAGATCGTCGAGAAGGTCCCGACATACTATCGCATCCAACGACCCGAGTCGATGCTCGAGACGGACCACTCGGAGCGTCTGTCGACGCTGACGAGCGCTGCGACGCCGCTCGTACAGAGATATCTTCGCGCACGGGAACCGCGATATCGGGGTGTTCGAGGCGTCTCCGTCGAACGGTTCGACGAAGTTCCGGCAAGTGTCTTCGCCCAGTTGTACCGCGATGGGGTTCCTGGAACGATTCACGCTAACCGGACCGAAACGTTCTACGAGTGGCGATTCGGCAATCCGAACCTGTCCTACGAGGCCTACGTTGCACGACGAAACGGCGTGGCGATAGCAGGGATCGTTACTGGAACGACCAACGAGGACGGCTCGCGGATAACGAACCTCACCGACGTGGTTCCGCTCGCGACGACCCCACACCGTCGGGACGGATTACGGGCACTTCTCTCGAGAATCATCGAGGATCGCCGCGAAGACTCGCTCCTCGCCGTAAGCGGCGACGGAATCCCGGAATCACTGCTGTCCCGGTTTGGGTTCCACTCGGATCTCGCTGTCCCGCTCTCGCACGTCTCGTTGCCGACGACCCAAGTGACGTACCCGATCAGTTCCGATGGCGGTCACGACTGGACAGTTGGCGGCCGCGCGATCGCTGACCCCACCAACTGGACGATCACGTTCGCCGAACAGGATACGCGTTAA
- a CDS encoding universal stress protein, whose protein sequence is MSAHVLVPVDDSDQSDAALEFALSEYPDARLTALHVVDPAEIRGGVALESFSPESYGNLQDQQENRAKQILESATRRAEQHERTIETVQMVGTVVHSIVTYAGAHDIDHIVIGSHGRSGPSRILLGSVAEKVTRRSPVPVTIVR, encoded by the coding sequence ATGTCAGCACACGTTCTCGTCCCGGTCGATGACTCCGACCAGTCCGACGCCGCACTCGAGTTCGCACTGTCGGAATACCCTGATGCACGGCTCACGGCGTTACACGTGGTCGATCCCGCCGAAATTCGAGGTGGTGTTGCCCTCGAATCGTTCAGCCCCGAATCCTACGGGAACCTTCAGGATCAACAAGAGAACCGAGCGAAGCAAATCCTCGAAAGTGCAACGAGACGCGCAGAGCAACACGAACGAACGATCGAGACGGTACAGATGGTCGGTACCGTCGTACATTCGATCGTCACGTATGCAGGAGCGCACGATATCGATCACATCGTAATCGGCAGTCACGGTCGGTCCGGACCGAGCCGAATTCTCCTCGGGAGCGTCGCCGAGAAAGTCACCCGACGGTCGCCAGTGCCAGTGACGATCGTTCGCTGA
- a CDS encoding flippase, whose amino-acid sequence MSVREKVFDGFKATLGARVLNNVANGVLMLLMARVLLTPGEYGLLFLVIAIVAVLQLVADLGLSRSVARYVSDRKETDPGSIPFLIRTSLRYRFLMLAAVAGALILGRDVVAVLLDTPELSTLLVFGAGYLVCQSLYSYHNIIFQGFNRVELSAVVESVNIVLRVVAVVALTALGFGVAGALVGYAMGAVIATVVGAALLYRRFYRTYEDTGGSRELRNRLLRYSVPLTASHSANVLDRRIDTVLVGYFLTPVAVSYYVLAKQISEFVLVPAGSLGFSISPTYGEQKANDSLEEAARMYEATLRSVLILYVPAAVGIVLVAGPAVDLVFGTAYSGAAPVLQVFGVYVVFQAITAVTTNGLDYLGRAKDRAVAKLVTSVGNVVLNIVLIPIYGVVGAAYATVITFGIYTLVNVYVMHLELSLDGWRVVRSLALTTAVSGAMGVTVLVAMPYVSTIPTLAGVIALGVGIWAALAALSGLFDPRETVGLLT is encoded by the coding sequence ATGTCTGTAAGGGAGAAGGTATTCGACGGGTTCAAAGCAACGCTCGGCGCACGCGTCCTCAACAACGTCGCAAACGGCGTGTTGATGCTCCTGATGGCGCGCGTGTTGCTCACGCCCGGCGAGTACGGCCTCCTCTTTCTCGTTATCGCGATCGTCGCGGTGCTCCAGTTGGTCGCGGATCTGGGGCTCTCGAGATCGGTCGCGAGGTACGTCTCGGACAGGAAAGAGACCGATCCGGGGTCGATCCCGTTTCTCATCCGGACCTCGTTGCGCTATCGCTTTCTCATGCTCGCAGCCGTCGCCGGCGCACTCATTCTCGGACGCGACGTTGTCGCAGTGCTGTTGGATACGCCGGAACTCTCGACGCTGCTCGTGTTCGGAGCCGGCTACCTCGTCTGCCAGTCGCTTTACTCCTACCACAACATCATCTTCCAGGGATTCAATCGGGTGGAGTTGAGCGCGGTCGTCGAGTCGGTGAATATCGTCCTTCGGGTCGTCGCAGTCGTCGCGCTGACGGCGCTCGGATTCGGCGTGGCGGGCGCGCTGGTCGGCTATGCGATGGGGGCAGTGATCGCGACGGTCGTCGGCGCGGCGCTGCTCTATCGGCGCTTCTACAGGACCTACGAGGACACCGGCGGGAGTCGAGAGTTGCGAAATCGGTTGCTTAGATACAGCGTCCCGCTGACGGCCTCCCACAGCGCGAACGTCCTCGACCGTCGCATCGACACCGTTCTGGTGGGGTACTTCCTGACGCCCGTCGCGGTGAGCTACTACGTGCTGGCGAAACAGATCTCGGAGTTCGTTCTCGTCCCCGCCGGCTCGCTGGGTTTTTCCATTTCACCGACCTACGGCGAGCAGAAGGCCAACGACTCGCTCGAGGAGGCCGCGCGGATGTACGAAGCCACGTTGCGCTCGGTTTTGATTCTTTACGTCCCGGCCGCGGTCGGGATCGTTCTCGTCGCCGGACCGGCGGTCGATCTGGTTTTCGGAACGGCCTATTCCGGCGCTGCACCCGTGTTACAGGTGTTCGGGGTGTACGTCGTCTTTCAGGCGATCACCGCCGTCACGACGAACGGACTCGATTATCTGGGTCGGGCGAAAGACCGCGCCGTTGCGAAACTCGTCACGTCCGTCGGCAACGTCGTTCTCAACATCGTCTTGATACCGATCTACGGCGTCGTGGGTGCCGCCTACGCGACCGTGATCACGTTCGGCATCTACACGCTGGTCAACGTGTACGTGATGCATCTCGAACTCTCGCTCGACGGCTGGCGAGTGGTCCGATCGCTGGCGCTCACGACGGCCGTTTCAGGTGCGATGGGGGTGACGGTGCTCGTGGCCATGCCGTACGTTTCGACTATTCCCACCCTGGCCGGCGTCATCGCGCTCGGCGTCGGTATCTGGGCGGCGCTCGCCGCGCTCAGCGGGTTGTTCGATCCTCGCGAAACGGTCGGGCTACTCACCTAG
- a CDS encoding DUF7344 domain-containing protein translates to MSSVDTSLPEEITAVTDSEQNARLSKDVIFELLKNRRRREVLSYLLETEGTVTLGELAEQIAAWENDTDINALSSDQRKRVYVALYQTHLPKMDDAGIVEYDQDRGLIDLSDNADLLMMYLDTDTHKQDRWDRFYAVLSVVGVAVLSAAVLEVPPLTAVPTMALAGAIVFAFCVLSVVHVVVNRREQQTVDGKLSRIE, encoded by the coding sequence ATGTCGTCAGTAGATACGTCATTACCCGAAGAAATCACCGCAGTAACCGACTCGGAGCAGAACGCTCGTCTGTCGAAGGACGTCATTTTCGAGCTCTTGAAGAACCGTCGTCGCCGAGAAGTCCTCTCTTACTTGCTCGAGACTGAGGGAACGGTCACGCTCGGTGAACTCGCCGAACAGATCGCGGCTTGGGAAAACGACACGGACATCAACGCGTTGAGTTCAGACCAACGCAAGCGGGTCTACGTCGCGTTGTATCAGACGCATCTGCCGAAGATGGACGACGCCGGCATCGTCGAATACGATCAGGATCGAGGCCTGATCGATCTCTCGGACAACGCTGATCTGCTGATGATGTATCTCGATACTGACACCCATAAACAGGACCGCTGGGACCGGTTCTACGCGGTACTGAGCGTCGTCGGCGTCGCTGTTCTCTCCGCTGCCGTTCTCGAGGTTCCCCCGCTGACTGCCGTTCCGACGATGGCTCTCGCCGGAGCGATCGTCTTCGCCTTCTGCGTTCTCTCGGTCGTTCACGTGGTCGTGAACCGACGGGAGCAACAGACTGTCGACGGCAAGCTTTCACGCATCGAGTAA
- a CDS encoding glycosyltransferase family 4 protein — protein MNIGFYHDAAGTRESGGIAVYTQRMAAELSRNHDVYLYTRAGDVAAVLEGSDVTVVETPPIDSTAASVLERVAPLTSQDVKKLEMTGWGVRNGVFEHIETTLDVLFTFQFLDDLLVSNLVDVPTVYAFHSLSTVGLGSKLRDALSQTERVLANSEPTARRISETFGYDVDEIVYPGVDHEQFNPSATPAIESEDPIVLFVGRLVAEKGIFDLLEAVSRVEEPVELRVVGHGDADAVRARCRELDIEDSVILEGVVAHTDLPGYYAGADVFCLPTYDESFGMANVEAMACGTVPVTTTLAGIQTYATHEENSLLVEPGSPSDLADALETLLVDPATRRTLGQQARADARQFSWREQARTLERFCAEMLGVPVSSDAVSKRPIELQTP, from the coding sequence ATGAATATCGGTTTCTATCACGACGCCGCGGGAACGCGCGAATCGGGCGGAATTGCGGTCTACACCCAACGAATGGCGGCCGAACTATCCCGGAACCACGACGTCTATCTCTACACTCGAGCGGGCGACGTCGCGGCCGTCCTCGAGGGCTCGGACGTGACGGTCGTCGAAACGCCGCCGATCGACAGCACCGCCGCATCGGTGCTCGAGCGGGTCGCTCCGCTGACATCCCAGGACGTCAAGAAACTCGAGATGACCGGATGGGGAGTTCGAAACGGCGTCTTCGAACATATCGAGACGACCCTCGACGTACTGTTTACGTTCCAGTTTCTCGACGACCTCCTCGTCTCGAACCTCGTCGACGTGCCGACGGTCTACGCGTTTCACAGCCTGTCGACGGTCGGACTCGGTTCGAAGCTTCGCGACGCGCTGTCACAGACCGAGCGGGTGCTGGCGAACTCCGAACCGACCGCACGCCGGATCAGCGAGACGTTCGGCTACGACGTCGACGAGATCGTCTACCCCGGCGTCGACCACGAACAGTTCAACCCGAGCGCGACGCCGGCAATCGAAAGCGAGGACCCGATCGTGCTCTTCGTCGGTCGACTCGTCGCCGAAAAAGGGATATTCGACCTGCTCGAGGCCGTCTCGAGGGTCGAGGAGCCTGTCGAACTCCGGGTGGTCGGTCATGGGGATGCAGACGCCGTCCGCGCTCGCTGTCGGGAGCTCGACATCGAAGACTCGGTGATCCTCGAGGGCGTCGTCGCCCACACCGACCTCCCCGGATACTACGCCGGGGCGGACGTGTTCTGTCTCCCGACCTACGACGAGAGTTTCGGGATGGCAAACGTCGAGGCGATGGCCTGTGGGACCGTCCCCGTGACGACGACCCTGGCCGGCATCCAAACGTACGCGACCCACGAGGAAAATTCGCTTCTCGTCGAACCTGGCAGTCCGAGTGATCTCGCAGATGCGCTCGAAACGCTACTCGTCGATCCCGCCACCCGCCGAACGCTCGGCCAGCAGGCCAGAGCCGACGCGCGCCAGTTCAGTTGGCGCGAACAGGCTCGCACCCTCGAACGTTTTTGCGCTGAAATGCTCGGTGTGCCAGTCTCGAGTGACGCCGTCTCGAAGCGCCCGATCGAACTGCAGACGCCCTAG
- a CDS encoding transcription initiation factor IIB, with protein MSRSTIHRVKDETQERETELCPDCETATIVQDPDRGERVCRDCGLVLSEDPIDYGPEWRAFNAQEHDQLSRVGAPLTQSMHDRGLTTTIDWRNRDAKGRSMSADKHGQIHRLRVWQERIRTKNAGERNLKYALSEIDRMASALGVPKPVKETASVIYRQALERDLIRGRSIEGVATSALYTACRKEDIPRSLEEVTAVARVDQREIGRTYRYIAAELDINLEPTNPRQFVPRFCSELDVGTDVESKAIEIIEETTAQGLHSGKSPTGFAAAAIYAAGLLCDETIPQRAVAETAQTTVVTVRNRYREQLEAIDEQPKAAT; from the coding sequence ATGAGCCGGTCTACCATCCATCGCGTCAAAGACGAGACACAGGAGCGAGAAACGGAACTGTGTCCCGACTGCGAGACCGCTACGATCGTCCAGGATCCGGATCGGGGCGAGCGAGTCTGTCGAGACTGTGGTCTCGTGTTGAGTGAGGACCCGATCGATTACGGCCCGGAATGGCGAGCGTTCAACGCGCAGGAGCACGACCAACTCTCGCGCGTTGGAGCCCCGCTCACGCAGTCGATGCACGACCGGGGCCTGACCACGACCATCGACTGGCGAAATCGTGACGCAAAGGGCCGGTCGATGTCAGCGGACAAGCACGGTCAGATCCACCGACTCCGCGTCTGGCAAGAGCGAATCAGAACCAAGAACGCGGGCGAACGAAACCTCAAGTACGCCCTCTCGGAAATCGATCGCATGGCAAGCGCGCTCGGCGTCCCAAAGCCTGTCAAAGAAACGGCCTCTGTCATCTACAGACAGGCCCTCGAACGGGACCTCATCCGCGGACGATCGATCGAAGGCGTCGCGACGAGCGCACTCTATACGGCCTGTCGAAAAGAAGACATCCCGCGAAGTCTCGAGGAGGTTACTGCCGTCGCACGCGTCGATCAACGCGAAATCGGGCGCACCTATCGCTACATCGCCGCCGAGCTCGATATCAACCTCGAGCCGACTAACCCGAGACAGTTCGTCCCGCGGTTTTGCTCCGAACTCGACGTCGGAACGGATGTCGAGTCGAAAGCGATCGAAATTATCGAGGAAACGACCGCACAGGGACTTCATTCCGGTAAATCGCCGACCGGATTCGCAGCGGCGGCCATCTACGCCGCTGGCTTACTCTGTGACGAGACGATTCCGCAACGAGCGGTCGCTGAGACCGCTCAGACGACCGTCGTCACCGTCCGAAATCGATACCGCGAGCAACTCGAGGCGATCGACGAACAACCGAAAGCGGCTACATGA
- a CDS encoding DUF2080 family transposase-associated protein gives MDRYEVEGHEVLEAEVKPTGNGAHIYVPKAWTGATVKVVRVTDPTDEDE, from the coding sequence ATGGATCGGTACGAGGTCGAAGGGCACGAAGTCCTTGAAGCCGAAGTCAAACCAACCGGCAACGGTGCGCACATCTACGTCCCGAAAGCGTGGACTGGCGCAACTGTCAAAGTCGTCCGCGTCACCGATCCAACCGACGAAGACGAGTAG
- a CDS encoding RNA-guided endonuclease InsQ/TnpB family protein, whose protein sequence is MRYNYRYRLNPTDELHERLAWTVDTCRQVYNHFLHRLNREDGTSAYSEQSVLPDLKCEWTELKQVHSKVLQKVVQWLYDNLSTLKGRKDNGYHVGELKWKGPQEYRSVTYSQTGFELNNTSGRTVLSLSKIGDIPMVYHRDVPDDATIKEVVVKQEPTGKWFAVLGIETEDDAPEKPKKLEDCVGIDVGILKYAHDTDGTAVERPDLSDERDQLEREQRKLSRKEHGSANYRKQQRVVAKRHADLQRKRRDFLHKLSNHYAREYDLVAVEDLDSKGLMELPSNSRNRAGAAWGTFLRLLEYKCEREGTHFVAVDPAGTTKECAACGAESDKPLWVREHSCPSCGFTADRDWNAAYNILMRGLKQVGTGCPESTPAETALPTGTDSVPAKRVVETGSPICSRARSARSHGP, encoded by the coding sequence ATGCGCTACAACTACAGGTATCGGCTCAACCCAACCGACGAACTCCACGAACGGTTAGCGTGGACCGTCGATACCTGCCGACAGGTCTACAACCACTTCCTGCACCGACTCAACCGAGAGGACGGCACGTCGGCCTACTCCGAGCAGTCGGTCCTTCCCGACCTCAAATGCGAGTGGACCGAGTTGAAGCAAGTCCATTCGAAGGTGTTGCAGAAGGTCGTACAGTGGCTGTACGACAACCTCTCAACACTGAAGGGTCGGAAAGACAATGGCTACCACGTCGGCGAACTCAAGTGGAAAGGTCCGCAGGAATACCGCTCGGTCACGTACAGTCAAACCGGCTTCGAACTCAACAACACGAGTGGCCGTACTGTGCTTTCTCTTTCCAAAATCGGCGATATTCCGATGGTCTACCACCGCGACGTTCCCGACGACGCCACGATCAAAGAAGTCGTCGTCAAGCAAGAACCGACCGGCAAATGGTTCGCCGTCCTTGGAATCGAAACCGAGGACGACGCACCAGAGAAACCCAAGAAACTCGAGGACTGTGTCGGGATCGACGTGGGCATCTTGAAGTACGCTCACGACACCGACGGCACCGCTGTTGAACGTCCCGACTTGTCCGACGAACGCGACCAGTTGGAACGCGAGCAACGCAAACTCTCGCGGAAAGAACACGGATCGGCGAACTACCGCAAGCAACAGCGAGTCGTCGCCAAACGTCACGCCGACCTGCAACGGAAGCGCCGCGACTTCCTTCACAAACTCTCGAACCACTATGCTCGAGAGTACGACCTTGTGGCGGTCGAAGACCTCGATTCGAAGGGTCTGATGGAACTCCCGTCGAACAGCCGCAACCGTGCCGGAGCGGCGTGGGGAACGTTTCTTCGACTGCTCGAGTACAAGTGCGAACGCGAAGGCACGCACTTCGTGGCCGTCGATCCGGCCGGAACGACCAAAGAGTGCGCGGCCTGTGGTGCCGAGTCAGACAAGCCGTTGTGGGTCCGCGAACACTCGTGTCCTTCCTGTGGCTTCACCGCCGACAGGGACTGGAACGCGGCCTACAACATCTTGATGCGCGGACTGAAGCAAGTAGGGACGGGCTGTCCCGAATCAACGCCTGCGGAGACTGCGCTCCCTACGGGAACCGATTCGGTTCCTGCAAAGCGCGTCGTGGAAACAGGAAGCCCCATCTGCTCACGGGCGCGAAGCGCTCGTTCGCATGGTCCGTGA
- a CDS encoding MaoC/PaaZ C-terminal domain-containing protein, which yields MNPPVAGETQTFERTFTLEDVRQFAELSGDTQPRHTEPDADGRVMVQGLLTATMPTKMGSDDEVLAHKMEFEFLKPVYTGESITCTSTYDTVVERDDRYEFTSTVVCENPADEAVLEATVAGIIWKGG from the coding sequence ATGAATCCACCAGTTGCGGGCGAGACGCAGACGTTCGAGCGAACGTTTACGCTCGAGGACGTTCGGCAATTCGCGGAACTTTCAGGCGATACCCAGCCACGACATACCGAACCGGATGCAGATGGTCGGGTAATGGTTCAGGGGTTACTGACCGCGACGATGCCCACGAAGATGGGGAGTGACGACGAAGTACTCGCCCACAAGATGGAGTTCGAATTTCTCAAGCCCGTCTACACCGGCGAGTCGATCACCTGTACCTCGACGTACGACACGGTCGTCGAGCGAGACGACCGCTACGAATTCACGTCGACCGTCGTTTGCGAGAACCCGGCTGATGAGGCCGTGCTAGAAGCAACGGTTGCGGGAATCATCTGGAAGGGTGGCTGA
- the mct gene encoding succinyl-CoA:mesaconate CoA-transferase, protein MSALEDVRVLDLTRVLGGPYGTMLLADLGADVIKIEPPGGDFVRETPPFHSEDDEFGGYFQSINRGKRSLELDFTEEDDRADFRSLVEKADVVVENFRVGTMEKFGLEYERLAEINPQLVYASMRGFGDPRTGSSPKQAEPAFDLVAQALGGVMHQTGDEDGPPTKVGFGVGDIFTGVLHTVNILAALHYRDRTGVGQFVDTAMYDAMVSLAERAVYQHSYTGEVPKRRGNAHPTLFPYNAFEAEDGYIVIAALGDNHWRGLCETMGRPEWVVDYPHANDRLANRDQLRAEIEDWVSTRTTEEVLSALEGDVPCGPVQDISDVYECEHTQRREMLVEAELPHTDETVTIAGTPIKMTKTPPEPGDRAPLLDEHRSELLETDSLSKTELEEIYPERVEVSDSSSHER, encoded by the coding sequence ATGTCTGCTCTTGAGGACGTACGCGTGTTGGATTTGACGAGGGTTCTCGGTGGCCCGTACGGTACAATGTTGCTGGCTGACCTCGGCGCCGATGTCATTAAAATCGAACCGCCCGGTGGCGATTTCGTCAGAGAGACGCCGCCGTTTCACTCCGAGGACGACGAGTTCGGCGGTTACTTCCAAAGTATCAATCGCGGCAAACGCAGCCTCGAGTTGGACTTCACCGAGGAAGATGACAGGGCTGACTTCCGGTCGCTCGTCGAAAAAGCCGACGTCGTCGTCGAAAACTTCCGGGTCGGGACGATGGAAAAGTTCGGGCTCGAGTACGAACGGCTTGCGGAGATCAACCCGCAACTCGTCTACGCGTCGATGCGCGGCTTTGGCGACCCGCGAACCGGCTCGAGCCCGAAACAGGCAGAGCCGGCGTTCGATCTCGTCGCCCAGGCGCTGGGTGGCGTGATGCACCAGACCGGCGACGAAGACGGGCCGCCGACGAAAGTCGGCTTCGGCGTGGGAGACATCTTTACGGGCGTGTTACACACCGTCAACATCCTCGCGGCGCTCCACTACCGGGACCGTACCGGCGTCGGCCAGTTCGTCGATACCGCGATGTACGACGCGATGGTGAGCCTCGCAGAGCGGGCGGTCTATCAGCACTCTTACACCGGTGAGGTGCCAAAACGACGTGGAAACGCCCATCCCACCCTGTTTCCCTACAACGCGTTCGAAGCCGAAGACGGCTACATCGTCATCGCCGCGCTCGGCGACAACCACTGGCGCGGACTCTGCGAGACGATGGGACGACCTGAATGGGTCGTCGATTACCCCCACGCGAACGATCGGTTGGCGAACCGGGATCAGCTCAGAGCAGAGATCGAAGACTGGGTATCGACGCGAACGACGGAGGAAGTCCTCTCCGCGCTCGAGGGGGACGTCCCCTGTGGACCCGTTCAGGATATTAGCGACGTATATGAGTGTGAACACACTCAGCGCAGAGAGATGCTGGTCGAAGCCGAACTTCCCCACACCGATGAAACCGTCACGATCGCCGGAACGCCGATCAAGATGACCAAAACGCCGCCGGAACCGGGTGATCGAGCGCCGTTACTCGACGAACACCGGTCGGAACTGCTCGAGACGGATTCGCTCTCCAAAACGGAACTCGAAGAAATCTATCCCGAACGCGTCGAGGTATCCGACAGTAGCAGTCACGAAAGATAA